Proteins from a genomic interval of Nematostella vectensis chromosome 12, jaNemVect1.1, whole genome shotgun sequence:
- the LOC125556725 gene encoding uncharacterized protein LOC125556725 isoform X1: MSHRNPVYRGGSMKNLSSKDKDIILRQKTEELDVAMQEMKRLEKLVKTEKEKNHNKKQRVEEVNKSISENRKLMEELLKEQEERDKLMEDRENWMCSYIAGLTMSELVNKTVKMCDTCEAESSIEDLRLQKKKREIELVEQQEILKNLKNTGDDLDREIALLQRELEEAKAKPATAEIACQANVEMSDTQVQTTCASTNESETQTEVTNTIKVTQETQTDPLPKRQGNPVTRAWRRFRERVRGLRDRLFPGAAVPAL, from the exons ATGTCTCACAGGAACCCAGTTTACCGGGGCGGCTCGATGAAGAATTTATCCAGCAAAGACAAAG atATCATCCTTCGGCAAAAG accGAAGAACTTGATGTTGCAATGCAAGAGATGAAAAGGCTAGAGAAGCTGGTCAAAACTGAAAAG GAGAAAAACCACAACAAGAAGCAAAGagttgaggaagtaaacaa gtctatttctgagaacAGAAAACTTATGGAGGAACTATTAAAAGAACAG GAGGAGCGAGACAAGCTAATGGAGGACAGGGAGAA CTGGATGTGCTCTTATATTGCTGGTCTTACCATGTCAGAGCTGGTCAACAAG aCTGTCAAAATGTGCGATACTTGCGAGGCAGAAAG TTCTATTGAGGATCTGCGCTtacagaagaagaaaagagAAATAGAGCTG GTGGAGCAACAAGAAATCCTCAAGAACCTAAAGAATACAGGAGATGACCTAGACAG GGAAATTGCCCTGCTGCAACGTGAATTGGAAGAAGCAAAGGCAAAGCCAGCCACT GCTGAGATTGCATGTCAGGCAAATGTAGAAATGTCAGACACACAAGTCCAAACAACTTGTGCCTCAACAAACGAATCTGAGACCCAGACAGAGGTCACaaacaccatcaaagtcaCCCAAGAGACCCAGACCGACCCACTTCCAAAG AGGCAGGGTAACCCTGTGACCCGTGCCTGGCGGCGCTTCAGGGAGAGAGTGCGTGGCCTTCGAGACCGCCTCTTTCCTGGTGCTGCAGTTCCTGCCCTGTAA
- the LOC125556725 gene encoding uncharacterized protein LOC125556725 isoform X2, whose amino-acid sequence MSHRNPVYRGGSMKNLSSKDKDIILRQKEKNHNKKQRVEEVNKSISENRKLMEELLKEQEERDKLMEDRENWMCSYIAGLTMSELVNKTVKMCDTCEAESSIEDLRLQKKKREIELVEQQEILKNLKNTGDDLDREIALLQRELEEAKAKPATAEIACQANVEMSDTQVQTTCASTNESETQTEVTNTIKVTQETQTDPLPKRQGNPVTRAWRRFRERVRGLRDRLFPGAAVPAL is encoded by the exons ATGTCTCACAGGAACCCAGTTTACCGGGGCGGCTCGATGAAGAATTTATCCAGCAAAGACAAAG atATCATCCTTCGGCAAAAG GAGAAAAACCACAACAAGAAGCAAAGagttgaggaagtaaacaa gtctatttctgagaacAGAAAACTTATGGAGGAACTATTAAAAGAACAG GAGGAGCGAGACAAGCTAATGGAGGACAGGGAGAA CTGGATGTGCTCTTATATTGCTGGTCTTACCATGTCAGAGCTGGTCAACAAG aCTGTCAAAATGTGCGATACTTGCGAGGCAGAAAG TTCTATTGAGGATCTGCGCTtacagaagaagaaaagagAAATAGAGCTG GTGGAGCAACAAGAAATCCTCAAGAACCTAAAGAATACAGGAGATGACCTAGACAG GGAAATTGCCCTGCTGCAACGTGAATTGGAAGAAGCAAAGGCAAAGCCAGCCACT GCTGAGATTGCATGTCAGGCAAATGTAGAAATGTCAGACACACAAGTCCAAACAACTTGTGCCTCAACAAACGAATCTGAGACCCAGACAGAGGTCACaaacaccatcaaagtcaCCCAAGAGACCCAGACCGACCCACTTCCAAAG AGGCAGGGTAACCCTGTGACCCGTGCCTGGCGGCGCTTCAGGGAGAGAGTGCGTGGCCTTCGAGACCGCCTCTTTCCTGGTGCTGCAGTTCCTGCCCTGTAA
- the LOC125556725 gene encoding uncharacterized protein LOC125556725 isoform X3, which yields MQEMKRLEKLVKTEKEKNHNKKQRVEEVNKSISENRKLMEELLKEQEERDKLMEDRENWMCSYIAGLTMSELVNKTVKMCDTCEAESSIEDLRLQKKKREIELVEQQEILKNLKNTGDDLDREIALLQRELEEAKAKPATAEIACQANVEMSDTQVQTTCASTNESETQTEVTNTIKVTQETQTDPLPKRQGNPVTRAWRRFRERVRGLRDRLFPGAAVPAL from the exons ATGCAAGAGATGAAAAGGCTAGAGAAGCTGGTCAAAACTGAAAAG GAGAAAAACCACAACAAGAAGCAAAGagttgaggaagtaaacaa gtctatttctgagaacAGAAAACTTATGGAGGAACTATTAAAAGAACAG GAGGAGCGAGACAAGCTAATGGAGGACAGGGAGAA CTGGATGTGCTCTTATATTGCTGGTCTTACCATGTCAGAGCTGGTCAACAAG aCTGTCAAAATGTGCGATACTTGCGAGGCAGAAAG TTCTATTGAGGATCTGCGCTtacagaagaagaaaagagAAATAGAGCTG GTGGAGCAACAAGAAATCCTCAAGAACCTAAAGAATACAGGAGATGACCTAGACAG GGAAATTGCCCTGCTGCAACGTGAATTGGAAGAAGCAAAGGCAAAGCCAGCCACT GCTGAGATTGCATGTCAGGCAAATGTAGAAATGTCAGACACACAAGTCCAAACAACTTGTGCCTCAACAAACGAATCTGAGACCCAGACAGAGGTCACaaacaccatcaaagtcaCCCAAGAGACCCAGACCGACCCACTTCCAAAG AGGCAGGGTAACCCTGTGACCCGTGCCTGGCGGCGCTTCAGGGAGAGAGTGCGTGGCCTTCGAGACCGCCTCTTTCCTGGTGCTGCAGTTCCTGCCCTGTAA